From Eptesicus fuscus isolate TK198812 chromosome 22, DD_ASM_mEF_20220401, whole genome shotgun sequence, a single genomic window includes:
- the GPR61 gene encoding G-protein coupled receptor 61, which yields MESSPIPQSSGNSSALGRAPQTPGPSTASGAPEVGLRDVASESVALFFMLLLDLTAVAGNAAVMAVIAKTPALRKFVFVFHLCLVDLLAALTLMPLAMLSSSALFDHDLFGEVACRLYVFLSVCFVSLAILSVSAINVERYYYVVHPMRYEVRMTLGLVASVLVGVWVKALAMAAVPVLGRVSREEGVPSIPPGCSLQWSRSAYCQLFVVVFAVLYFLLPLLLILVVYCSMFRVARVAAMQRGPLPTWMETPRQRSESLSSRSTMVTSSGAHQTTPHRTFGGGKAAVVLLAVGGQFLLCWLPYFSFHLYAALGAQPTSTRQVENVVTWIGYFCFTSNPFFYGCLNRQIRGELSKQFVCFFKQAPEQELRLPSREGSIEENFLQFLQGTGCSTESWAARPLPSPKQEPAAVDFRIPGQIAEETSEFLEQQLTSDIIMSDSYLRPAPSPRPES from the coding sequence ATGGAGTCCTCACCCATCCCCCAGTCCTCAGGGAACTCTTCCGCTCTGGGGAGGGCTCCCCAAACCCCGGGTCCCTCGACGGCCAGCGGGGCCCCGGAGGTGGGGCTGCGGGACGTGGCCTCGGAGTCCGTGGCCCTCTTCTTCATGCTCCTGCTGGACTTGACCGCCGTGGCCGGCAATGCCGCGGTGATGGCCGTCATCGCCAAGACCCCCGCCCTCCGGAAATTCGTCTTCGTCTTCCACCTCTGCCTGGTGGACCTGCTGGCCGCCCTGACCCTCATGCCCCTGGCCATGCTCTCCAGCTCCGCCCTCTTTGACCACGACCTCTTCGGGGAGGTCGCCTGCCGCCTCTACGTGTTCCTGAGCGTGTGCTTCGTCAGCCTGGCCATCCTGTCCGTGTCGGCCATCAACGTGGAGCGCTACTACTACGTGGTCCACCCCATGCGCTACGAGGTGCGCATGACGCTGGGGCTGGTGGCCTCCGTgctggtgggggtgtgggtgaAGGCCTTGGCCATGGCCGCCGTGCCGGTGCTGGGGCGGGTCTCCCGGGAGGAGGGCGTGCCCAGCATCcccccaggctgctccctccagTGGAGCCGCAGTGCCTACTGCCAGCTGTTCGTGGTGGTCTTCGCCGTCCTCTActtcctgctgcccctgctgctcATCCTGGTGGTCTACTGCAGCATGTTCCGGGTGGCCCGCGTGGCCGCCATGCAGCGCGGGCCGCTGCCCACGTGGATGGAGACGCCCCGGCAGCGCTCGGAGTCGCTCAGCAGCCGCTCCACCATGGTCACCAGCTCGGGGGCCCACCAGACCACCCCGCACCGGACGTTCGGCGGCGGGAAGGCGGCCGTGGTCCTCCTGGCCGTCGGGGGGCAGTTCCTGCTCTGCTGGCTGCCCTACTTCTCTTTCCACCTCTACGCGGCCCTGGGCGCCCAGCCCACGTCCACGCGGCAGGTGGAGAACGTGGTGACGTGGATCGGCTACTTCTGCTTCACGTCCAACCCCTTCTTCTACGGGTGCCTCAACCGGCAGATCCGGGGGGAGCTCAGCAAGCAGTTCGTCTGCTTCTTCAAGCAGGCCCCCGAGCAGGAGCTGCGGCTGCCCAGCCGGGAGGGCTCCATCGAGGAGAACTTCCTGCAGTTCCTGCAGGGGACCGGCTGCTCCACGGAGTCCTGggcggcccggcccctccccagccccaagcaGGAGCCCGCCGCCGTGGACTTCCGGATCCCAGGCCAGATCGCCGAGGAGACCTCCGAGTTCCTGGAGCAGCAACTCACCAGCGACATCATCATGTCAGACAGCTACCTCCGTCCGGCCCCCTCGCCTCGGCCTGAATCGTGA